A single window of Scyliorhinus canicula unplaced genomic scaffold, sScyCan1.1, whole genome shotgun sequence DNA harbors:
- the LOC119960697 gene encoding probable G-protein coupled receptor 139, giving the protein MAAADLMVIVWNVILHRIATIYWNNTFLLHTPVCRFIIFMSPAAIDISVWLTVSFTFDRLVAICCQKLKTKYCTEKTAIVVITTVSSLLCLKNIPWPFLYSSYYNRMQLGCMLSTNYFFDPIWIAYSWIEQLLTPVIPFFLILLFNVVTIRRILIASRGRMSLRKHSSDRDEKDAELMNRRRSIVLLFAISSSFILLWITTVIYFIYVRITVAFMRRYQYTPFPDFQEAGIMLQLLSSCTNTAIYTITQRKFRNLLLSSIKYPFTLLGKLVKFGGKHY; this is encoded by the coding sequence ATGGCGGCAGCCGATCTCATGGTTATTGTCTGGAATGTAATCTTACATCGCATTGCTACAATATATTGGAATAACACATTCCTGCTCCACACTCCCGTTTGCAGATTCATTATCTTCATGTCTCCCGCTGCAATCGACATTTCTGTTTGGTTGACTGTCTCTTTTACCTTTGATCGCCTGGTGGCCATTTGCTGTCAGAAGCTGAAAACCAAATACTGCACCGAGAAAACTGCTATTGTTGTCATCACCACTGTGAGCTCGCTGCTCTGCTTGAAGAACATTCCCTGGCCCTTCCTGTATTCCTCTTATTACAACAGGATGCAGTTAGGGTGCATGCTGTCCACAAATTATTTCTTTGATCCGATTTGGATAGCATATTCTTGGATTGAGCAGCTGCTAACCCCAGTGATTCCATTCTTTCTGATTTTGTTATTTAATGTTGTCACCATCAGACGCATCTTAATAGCCAGTCGCGGCCGAATGAGCCTCCGGAAGCACAGCAGTGACAGGGATGAAAAGGATGCTGAGCTGATGAACCGGAGACGATCCATTGTTTTactctttgcaatatccagtagtTTTATCCTACTCTGGATAACGACAGTTATATATTTCATATACGTTAGAATTACGGTGGCCTTCATGAGAAGATACCAATATACTCCCTTTCCTGACTTTCAAGAGGCTGGGATTATGCTGCAGCTTCTGAGCTCCTGCACCAACACAGCTATTTACACAATAACCCAGAGAAAATTCAGAAACCTGCTGCTCAGTTCGATCAAATATCCCTTTACACTGTTAGGGAAATTAGTGAAATTTGGAGGAAAACATTACTGA